From a region of the Chitinophaga caseinilytica genome:
- a CDS encoding homocysteine S-methyltransferase family protein: MKSLHQCAAERILIIDGAMGTMIQRYKLQESDYRGERFAGHHSDVKGNNELLSITRPDIIEAIHREYLEAGADIIETNTFSATVIAQADYDLQHLAAEMNTASVKVARKAADDFTARNPEKPRFVAGAIGPLNKTLSISPDVNNPGFRSVTFDEVVDAYYEQIKALTEAGADILLIETIFDTLNAKGAIFAIKKYFRESGRPQLPVMISGTITDASGRTLSGQTLEAFYISVMHAKPFSIGLNCALGGNQMRPYVEELSQIANCYVSCYPNAGLPNTFGEYDETPHETACILEDFAKDGFVNIVGGCCGTTPDHIRHIAQHVKDIAPRPLPIVEATLA; this comes from the coding sequence ATGAAATCTTTGCATCAATGCGCCGCAGAGCGCATCCTCATCATCGACGGTGCCATGGGCACCATGATCCAGCGATACAAACTCCAGGAATCCGACTACAGGGGCGAACGCTTCGCCGGTCACCATTCAGACGTGAAAGGGAATAACGAGCTCCTCTCCATTACCCGGCCCGATATCATCGAAGCCATCCATCGCGAATACCTGGAAGCCGGCGCGGATATTATCGAGACCAACACCTTCAGCGCCACCGTCATCGCCCAGGCCGATTACGACCTGCAGCACCTGGCGGCGGAAATGAACACGGCCTCCGTGAAAGTTGCCCGTAAAGCGGCGGACGACTTCACCGCCCGCAATCCCGAAAAACCCCGCTTCGTAGCGGGCGCCATCGGTCCCCTCAACAAAACGCTCTCCATTTCACCCGACGTTAACAACCCGGGCTTCCGTTCCGTTACCTTCGACGAAGTGGTAGACGCATATTACGAGCAGATCAAAGCATTGACGGAAGCGGGCGCAGACATCCTGCTCATCGAAACCATCTTCGACACGCTCAACGCCAAAGGCGCCATCTTCGCGATCAAGAAATACTTCCGCGAATCCGGCCGCCCGCAGCTGCCCGTCATGATCTCCGGCACCATCACGGATGCTTCCGGGCGCACCCTCAGCGGCCAGACCCTCGAAGCGTTCTACATCTCCGTCATGCACGCAAAACCCTTCTCCATCGGCCTCAACTGCGCCCTCGGCGGCAACCAGATGCGCCCGTATGTGGAAGAGCTCTCCCAGATCGCCAACTGCTACGTTTCCTGCTACCCCAACGCCGGCCTCCCCAACACCTTCGGGGAATACGACGAAACCCCGCACGAAACGGCCTGCATCCTGGAAGACTTCGCCAAAGATGGATTCGTTAATATCGTTGGTGGCTGCTGCGGCACTACGCCCGATCACATCCGCCATATTGCCCAACATGTAAAAGATATTGCACCGCGCCCGCTCCCCATCGTGGAAGCTACGCTCGCATAA
- the ispG gene encoding (E)-4-hydroxy-3-methylbut-2-enyl-diphosphate synthase, whose product MQLYCPSLTKYERLATLEVKVGDLTIGNYHPIRIQTMTTTDTMDTMGTVEQSIRCIEAGAELVRITAPSIKEAHNLLPIKNELRKRGYTTPLVADIHFTPNAAEVAARIVEKVRINPGNYIDKKKFELLEYTDAEYQEEIDRIRDRFTPLVNICKEHGTAMRIGTNHGSLSDRIMSRYGDTANGMVESAMEFLRIAEDLHFRNIVLSMKSSNPQVMVQAYRLLVSTMQQELGHCYPLHLGVTEAGDGEDGRIKSAAGIGTLLEDGVGDTIRVSLTEDPEFELPVCRDLVRRYTQRAGHAPIAPVADPEKLPYSPFQFAKRESIAIGNIGGKQVPVVVADLRHIPTITPAHLEGIGYHYDAATDKWNIGDAAADYLFTGRQILPFALPGTLQVIVDQDTWQQAEDKSKYHPYFNDINNISATSDIVNFVQVDADQLGNGVLDTLAQLKGNIVPVVASGNAHAMASVRRLLVGMMEQKLPHPVILQCNSAHQNADEDLIHFATETGALLLDGFGDGLWLSAAEKSSSPATLNNVAFGILQATRSRISKTEYISCPSCGRTLFDLQETTARIRAVTNHLKGVKIAIMGCIVNGPGEMADADFGYVGSGVGKITLYRGKEVVKRGLSSDVAVTELINLIRDNGMWVDVK is encoded by the coding sequence ATGCAATTATATTGTCCATCTCTGACGAAATACGAAAGACTGGCCACTTTGGAAGTAAAAGTGGGCGACCTCACCATCGGCAATTACCACCCGATCCGGATCCAAACGATGACCACGACCGACACGATGGACACTATGGGCACCGTTGAACAATCGATCCGCTGCATCGAAGCAGGCGCGGAACTGGTGCGGATCACCGCTCCCAGCATCAAGGAAGCGCATAATTTGCTCCCCATTAAAAACGAACTGCGGAAACGCGGGTACACCACGCCGCTGGTCGCCGACATCCACTTCACGCCCAACGCCGCCGAAGTGGCGGCCCGCATCGTGGAAAAAGTCCGCATCAACCCCGGCAACTACATCGATAAAAAGAAATTCGAGCTCCTCGAATATACCGACGCAGAATACCAGGAAGAAATCGACCGCATCCGCGACCGGTTCACGCCACTGGTCAACATCTGCAAGGAACACGGCACCGCCATGCGCATCGGCACCAACCACGGCTCCCTCAGCGACCGGATCATGAGCCGTTATGGCGACACCGCAAACGGGATGGTGGAAAGCGCCATGGAATTTCTCCGCATCGCCGAAGACCTCCATTTCCGCAACATCGTGCTCAGCATGAAATCCAGCAACCCGCAGGTAATGGTGCAGGCCTATCGCCTCCTCGTGAGCACCATGCAGCAGGAGCTCGGCCATTGCTACCCGCTCCACCTCGGCGTTACCGAAGCGGGCGACGGGGAAGACGGCCGCATCAAATCGGCCGCGGGGATCGGCACTTTGCTGGAAGACGGCGTGGGAGATACGATCCGCGTATCGCTCACCGAAGATCCGGAATTCGAGCTGCCCGTTTGCCGCGACCTCGTGCGCCGGTACACCCAGCGCGCAGGCCACGCGCCCATTGCGCCGGTCGCCGATCCGGAGAAACTGCCGTATTCGCCTTTCCAGTTCGCTAAACGTGAATCCATCGCCATCGGCAACATCGGTGGCAAACAGGTGCCCGTGGTAGTGGCGGACCTCCGTCATATCCCCACCATCACACCAGCCCATCTCGAAGGCATCGGGTATCATTACGATGCAGCCACCGACAAGTGGAACATCGGCGACGCAGCGGCGGACTACCTGTTTACCGGCCGTCAGATCCTCCCGTTCGCGCTGCCCGGCACTTTGCAGGTGATCGTGGACCAGGATACCTGGCAGCAGGCGGAAGACAAATCCAAATACCATCCGTATTTCAACGATATCAACAATATTTCCGCGACCAGCGATATCGTGAATTTCGTGCAGGTGGACGCAGACCAGTTGGGCAACGGCGTGCTGGACACGCTGGCGCAGTTGAAAGGGAACATAGTGCCGGTGGTGGCCAGCGGCAACGCGCACGCCATGGCATCGGTACGCCGGTTACTGGTGGGGATGATGGAACAAAAACTCCCCCACCCCGTGATCCTCCAATGCAACAGCGCCCATCAAAATGCCGACGAAGATCTGATCCATTTCGCTACCGAAACCGGCGCGCTACTGCTGGACGGCTTCGGCGACGGACTGTGGCTCAGCGCTGCGGAAAAATCTTCTTCCCCCGCCACGCTGAACAACGTTGCCTTCGGAATTCTCCAGGCCACCCGTTCGCGCATCTCCAAAACGGAATACATTTCGTGCCCCTCCTGCGGCCGGACGTTGTTCGACCTCCAGGAAACCACGGCCCGCATCCGCGCGGTGACCAACCATCTCAAGGGTGTGAAAATCGCCATTATGGGGTGTATCGTAAACGGCCCGGGAGAAATGGCCGACGCCGATTTCGGGTATGTGGGCAGCGGCGTGGGGAAAATTACCCTGTACCGCGGGAAGGAAGTCGTGAAACGCGGCCTTTCCAGCGATGTGGCCGTTACCGAGCTCATCAACCTCATCCGCGATAACGGGATGTGGGTAGACGTTAAATAA
- a CDS encoding penicillin-binding transpeptidase domain-containing protein, with protein MKRFGLLLIAAALGLGACTPNNVKDAKEWQQHFAKHKLEGCFMLFDNGQGTFRVYNIDRAKERMVPAGIFEPFLTLTGLQTGAIRDSVVTVAGEPFNQAFRNASLPAFQEVARTIGKDTLQRWMDSVGFGNRKISRVDTFWLDNSLQISPDEVLGFTKQLYFSQLPYQKRAQELTAGLMIMEKTPKYIFAWKAGEARTGAKRIGWVTGWIEENLHPSFFVLNFETEDPSADMKALGQELTRNILSSEGFYKGER; from the coding sequence ATGAAAAGATTCGGCCTGTTACTGATCGCCGCCGCCCTGGGGCTCGGCGCCTGCACTCCCAACAACGTGAAAGATGCGAAAGAGTGGCAGCAACACTTTGCGAAGCACAAGCTGGAAGGCTGTTTTATGCTGTTCGACAACGGGCAGGGCACCTTCCGGGTCTATAATATCGACCGCGCCAAAGAGCGCATGGTACCGGCCGGCATCTTTGAGCCGTTCCTCACCCTTACCGGCCTGCAAACGGGCGCCATCCGCGATTCTGTGGTGACCGTTGCCGGGGAGCCTTTCAACCAGGCCTTCCGCAACGCATCGCTGCCCGCCTTCCAGGAAGTGGCCCGCACCATCGGGAAAGACACCCTCCAGCGGTGGATGGACTCCGTCGGCTTCGGCAACCGCAAAATCAGCCGGGTAGACACCTTCTGGCTCGATAACTCGCTGCAGATCAGTCCAGACGAAGTGCTCGGCTTCACCAAACAACTCTATTTCTCCCAACTCCCCTACCAGAAGCGCGCGCAGGAGCTCACCGCCGGGCTCATGATCATGGAAAAGACGCCTAAATATATTTTCGCCTGGAAAGCCGGCGAAGCCCGCACCGGCGCCAAAAGGATCGGCTGGGTAACCGGCTGGATCGAGGAAAACCTCCATCCCTCCTTTTTCGTCCTCAATTTCGAGACGGAAGACCCTTCGGCCGACATGAAAGCTCTGGGCCAGGAGCTGACGCGCAACATCCTTTCCAGCGAAGGATTTTACAAAGGGGAACGATAG
- a CDS encoding tetratricopeptide repeat protein, whose translation MKKNILLTISILTASLLAFALPAAAQQGTSKYIRQGNDQYKKQQYADAEASYKKALERNAKSMEGNFNLGNSLYEQKRYDAARQQYANALKAPTRKENAADAMYNIGNTFMEDKKWEESIATYKKALKANPADEQARYNLAYAQEMLKKQQQNQSGGKDNKEQKDKDKQQKDQQDQQNKDKKDQQDKKDQQQDQKDQKDQQDQQPKPKPSKLSQEEAKRLLQALAQQEKKLQEDKMKKTKGSPVSVEKDW comes from the coding sequence ATGAAAAAGAACATCCTCCTTACCATCAGCATCCTGACCGCATCGCTGCTCGCTTTCGCCCTGCCGGCGGCCGCGCAGCAAGGCACGTCCAAATACATCCGCCAGGGTAACGACCAGTATAAAAAGCAGCAGTACGCCGATGCGGAAGCCAGCTACAAAAAAGCACTGGAGCGCAACGCGAAATCCATGGAAGGCAACTTCAACCTCGGCAATTCGCTCTACGAACAGAAACGTTACGACGCCGCGCGCCAGCAATACGCCAACGCCCTGAAAGCCCCCACCCGGAAGGAAAACGCCGCCGATGCCATGTACAACATCGGCAATACCTTCATGGAAGATAAAAAATGGGAGGAAAGCATCGCCACTTACAAAAAAGCCCTCAAAGCCAACCCGGCCGACGAACAGGCGCGATACAACCTCGCCTACGCCCAGGAAATGCTGAAAAAGCAACAGCAGAACCAGAGCGGCGGGAAAGACAACAAAGAGCAGAAAGACAAAGACAAGCAGCAGAAAGACCAGCAAGACCAGCAGAACAAAGACAAGAAAGACCAGCAGGATAAAAAGGACCAGCAGCAAGACCAGAAAGATCAGAAAGACCAACAAGACCAGCAGCCCAAGCCCAAACCCAGCAAACTCTCGCAGGAAGAAGCGAAACGCCTCCTCCAGGCACTGGCGCAACAGGAAAAGAAGCTCCAGGAAGATAAAATGAAAAAAACCAAGGGCTCGCCCGTGAGCGTGGAAAAGGACTGGTAA
- a CDS encoding VWA domain-containing protein has protein sequence MLRFQHTEYLWAFALLIVLALAFFWVSWWKRRSIRRIGDPAMVEKLFSGYSRKLFTLKFILVFLAFFFGVIGLANLQKGSRVEKITRKGVDVIIALDVSKSMLATDAKPDRLTRAKQLVTRLMEKMDNDRIGMVVFAGNAYLQMPLTVDYSAARMYLGSITPDLIPRQGTEIGEAIRVSDEAFNKKERKHKALIVISDGEDHQEGAVAEAKKALENGVVIYTVGIGSPTGSPLPDAESGGVKKDNEGNTVISKLNEEELKKIASAGKGMYLQLLNNTDEVVDALSDRIDKMEQKEFGENVFTDYNSYFQYFLGICLVLIVLEFFIPEGTSRKKTDALPGIQKAEAA, from the coding sequence ATGCTTAGATTCCAACATACAGAGTATTTGTGGGCGTTCGCGCTCCTGATCGTACTGGCGCTCGCATTCTTCTGGGTTTCCTGGTGGAAGCGCCGGTCTATCCGCCGCATCGGCGACCCCGCTATGGTGGAAAAACTGTTTAGCGGATATTCCCGTAAACTCTTCACCCTCAAGTTCATCCTCGTTTTCCTCGCCTTTTTCTTCGGCGTGATCGGACTGGCCAACCTGCAGAAAGGAAGCCGCGTGGAAAAGATCACCCGTAAAGGCGTAGACGTGATCATCGCGCTGGACGTGAGCAAGAGCATGCTCGCCACAGACGCCAAGCCCGACCGGCTTACCCGGGCCAAGCAGCTCGTGACCCGGCTCATGGAAAAGATGGACAACGATCGAATCGGGATGGTCGTTTTCGCGGGGAACGCCTATCTCCAGATGCCGCTGACGGTCGATTATTCCGCCGCGCGCATGTACCTGGGCAGCATCACGCCCGATCTCATCCCCCGACAGGGCACCGAAATCGGCGAAGCTATCCGCGTGAGCGACGAAGCTTTCAACAAGAAAGAACGCAAGCATAAAGCCCTCATCGTTATTTCAGACGGCGAAGACCACCAGGAAGGCGCCGTTGCCGAAGCCAAAAAAGCCCTGGAAAACGGGGTGGTCATTTATACCGTAGGCATCGGCTCCCCCACCGGATCGCCCCTCCCCGACGCAGAATCCGGCGGCGTGAAAAAAGACAACGAAGGCAACACCGTTATCTCCAAACTCAACGAAGAAGAACTCAAAAAGATCGCTTCCGCCGGCAAAGGCATGTACCTGCAATTGCTGAACAATACGGACGAAGTGGTAGACGCCCTTTCCGACCGGATCGACAAAATGGAACAGAAAGAGTTCGGCGAGAACGTGTTCACCGACTACAATAGTTATTTTCAATATTTCCTCGGCATCTGCCTCGTGCTGATCGTGCTGGAATTCTTCATTCCCGAAGGCACTTCCCGCAAGAAAACCGACGCATTGCCCGGGATACAAAAAGCGGAGGCCGCATGA
- a CDS encoding helix-turn-helix domain-containing protein, protein MNKIEDTIPYQQIPLNGQFSVFEMEHFQTEYAGVPHRHHVFQILWFTKSAGDHIVDFVTYELGDNILFLLRPGQVHQLPKSGFYGYSITFTEQFYWENKHERQTLYDFTTLFDDSQEYAPIRIGDTAAESLQKLIALMREELRQEGGSSFVIKHYLNAFLLLAEREKKNNPVNSPDVHNHDTRIIQLRRLVEKHFRQEHQAGFYAAHFSLTAKRLNEIAREAISKTVTDMVHDRLVLEAKRQLAFSNRNVKEICYELGFEDPAYFSRFFRHHTGISPHEFRETVFK, encoded by the coding sequence TTGAATAAGATAGAGGATACCATACCCTACCAGCAGATTCCGCTAAACGGACAGTTCAGCGTTTTCGAGATGGAACATTTCCAGACCGAATATGCCGGCGTCCCCCATCGCCATCATGTTTTCCAGATACTATGGTTCACCAAATCCGCCGGCGATCATATCGTCGATTTCGTGACCTACGAACTGGGCGATAACATCCTTTTCCTCCTCCGCCCCGGCCAGGTGCACCAGTTGCCCAAGTCGGGTTTTTACGGATATAGCATCACTTTCACCGAACAGTTTTACTGGGAAAACAAGCACGAGCGGCAAACCCTGTACGATTTCACCACGCTGTTCGACGATTCCCAGGAATACGCGCCAATCCGCATCGGCGACACGGCGGCGGAATCCCTGCAGAAGCTCATTGCGCTGATGCGCGAAGAGTTGCGGCAGGAAGGCGGCAGCAGCTTCGTGATCAAACATTACCTGAACGCTTTTCTGTTGCTGGCGGAAAGGGAGAAGAAGAACAACCCGGTCAACAGTCCCGACGTCCATAACCACGATACCCGCATCATTCAGCTGCGGCGGCTGGTGGAGAAGCATTTCCGCCAGGAGCACCAGGCCGGCTTTTATGCCGCTCATTTCTCGTTGACGGCCAAGCGGTTAAACGAAATCGCGCGGGAAGCCATCAGTAAAACCGTGACCGATATGGTGCACGACCGCCTCGTCCTGGAAGCCAAAAGGCAGCTGGCGTTCAGCAACCGCAATGTGAAGGAGATTTGTTATGAACTGGGGTTCGAAGATCCTGCCTATTTCAGCCGCTTTTTCCGGCATCATACCGGCATTTCGCCCCACGAATTCCGGGAAACGGTGTTCAAATAG
- a CDS encoding aminotransferase class I/II-fold pyridoxal phosphate-dependent enzyme → MALFSMDGTIAQLDKICDLADKYDAIVMSDESHSSGFLGKTGRGTHEYRGVMGRVDIITGTLGKALGGASGGFTSGPKEVIDILRQRSRPYLFSNSVAPSIVGASIAVLDMLSETTELRDQLEFNTKYFREKMTAAGFDIKPGDHPIVPVMLYDAKLSAEFADRLLVEGIYVIGFFFPVVPKGQARIRVQLSAGHTQAHLDKAIAAFTKVGRELGVLKTAETV, encoded by the coding sequence ATGGCTCTGTTCTCCATGGACGGCACTATCGCCCAGCTCGACAAAATCTGCGACCTGGCCGACAAATACGACGCCATCGTTATGAGCGACGAATCCCATTCCAGCGGCTTCCTCGGCAAAACCGGCCGCGGCACCCACGAATACCGTGGCGTCATGGGCCGGGTAGATATTATCACCGGCACCCTCGGCAAAGCCCTCGGTGGCGCTTCCGGCGGTTTCACCAGCGGGCCGAAGGAAGTGATCGACATCCTCCGCCAGCGGAGCCGTCCGTACCTGTTCTCCAACTCCGTGGCCCCCAGCATCGTAGGCGCGTCCATCGCCGTGCTCGATATGCTGAGCGAAACCACCGAGCTGCGCGACCAGCTGGAATTCAACACGAAATATTTCCGGGAGAAAATGACCGCCGCCGGGTTCGACATCAAGCCGGGCGACCACCCCATCGTTCCCGTAATGCTGTACGACGCCAAGCTGAGCGCCGAGTTCGCCGACAGGCTGCTGGTGGAAGGCATTTACGTGATCGGGTTCTTTTTCCCCGTTGTGCCCAAAGGCCAGGCGCGCATCCGCGTGCAGCTGAGCGCGGGGCATACGCAGGCGCACCTGGACAAGGCCATCGCCGCGTTCACAAAGGTGGGCAGGGAACTGGGCGTGCTGAAAACGGCCGAAACCGTATAA
- a CDS encoding YitT family protein, giving the protein MKVHAWNIFLILLGSFIFAIGINFLAIPSQLSEGGVIGISILSHYLLGWSAGLVNLLINAVLMIVGWRLLNRRTVIYTLLSILFCSFFLYITEANRQPPTNDPLLAAIFAGLLVGIGLGLVFLSGGTTGGASIVARVLNKYFGWSLGNAILTFDVVVISAGIFMIGIERTMYTFIAVYIGARVVDYVVEGFNSKRAVTIISPFAAIIAEKITRGMNRGATVLHGHGAYTKDPKEVLYVIINKQELMELKRVVAEVDAEAFTVIHEVHEVLGRGFSIGK; this is encoded by the coding sequence ATGAAAGTGCACGCCTGGAACATTTTCCTGATCCTGCTCGGATCGTTCATATTCGCCATCGGCATCAATTTCCTCGCCATTCCCAGCCAGCTTTCCGAAGGCGGGGTGATCGGCATTTCCATATTATCGCATTATCTGTTGGGATGGTCTGCCGGCCTGGTGAACCTCCTCATCAACGCGGTGCTCATGATCGTGGGCTGGCGCCTGCTGAACCGGCGGACCGTTATCTACACCTTACTTTCCATTCTCTTTTGTTCCTTTTTCCTCTACATCACGGAGGCCAACCGGCAGCCGCCCACCAACGATCCTTTGCTGGCGGCCATCTTCGCGGGTTTGCTCGTAGGCATCGGGCTGGGGCTCGTTTTCCTTTCCGGCGGCACTACGGGCGGCGCTTCCATCGTGGCGCGGGTACTGAATAAATACTTCGGATGGAGCCTCGGCAACGCCATCCTCACGTTCGACGTGGTCGTTATTTCCGCAGGTATTTTCATGATCGGCATCGAGCGTACGATGTACACTTTTATTGCCGTGTATATTGGTGCGCGGGTGGTGGATTATGTGGTGGAAGGCTTCAACAGCAAGCGCGCCGTCACCATCATTTCGCCTTTCGCCGCCATCATCGCGGAAAAGATCACACGCGGCATGAACCGCGGCGCCACCGTGCTCCACGGCCACGGCGCCTATACGAAAGACCCCAAGGAAGTGCTGTACGTCATCATCAACAAACAGGAGCTCATGGAACTGAAAAGAGTGGTGGCGGAAGTGGATGCCGAAGCATTTACGGTCATCCATGAAGTGCATGAAGTGCTCGGCCGGGGGTTCTCCATCGGGAAATAA
- the metH gene encoding methionine synthase — MSTTHTIRPFLRLSGLEPLVVRPETNFLNVGERTNVTGSKKFARLIREGLYEEALSVARQQVESGAQIIDVNMDDALLDGEKAMTTFLNLLASEPDISRIPVMIDSSKFSVIEAGLKCLQGKCIVNSISLKEGEEKFIDQAIICQSYGASVVVMAFDENGQADTLEKRVTICQRAYDILVDRVGFDPQDIIFDPNIFAIATGIEEHNNYAVDFIEACRQIKQRMPLAKISGGVSNVSFSFRGNDVMREAMHSVFLYYAIQAGLDMGIVNAGMIQIYDEINPEMRELVEDAILNRRDDATERLIAYADTVKAKGKVIEKDETWRKGTVEERLSHALVNGITDYIEADTEEARQKYPRPLEVIEGPLMDGMNIVGDLFGSGKMFLPQVVKSARVMKKSVAVLTPFIEEEKAKYVAENGGVVKSAGKILLATVKGDVHDIGKNIVGVVLGCNGYDIIDLGVMVPAEKILQAARDENVDIIGLSGLITPSLDEMVHIARELKRQNFDIPLLIGGATTSRTHTAVKIAPEYDNGVVHVLDASRSVTVTGNLLNKSLHKNFLSEVKQEYHKLNEQFRNKKPVKQYLTLADARANKVPIDWNAFTPVKPVQPGIHEFQHYDLGEIAQYIDWNPFFIAWELHGKFPAILKDEVVGQQASDLYNDAQAMLKKIIDEKWLTARAVIGLFPANSNGLDTVMVTSPDGAQVPLEFLRQQIKKAPGQPNINLSDFIAPAATGKQDWIGGFAVTAGEGIEKWLDKFKKEHDDYSSIMLKALADRLAEAFTELLHERVRKEFWGYATEEHLSNDQLIAEEYLGIRPAPGYPACPEHTEKYKLFDLLGATASTGITLTESLAMYPAASVSGWYFANPQSKYFGLGKIERDQLQDYAERKGWDLETAEKWLRPSLD; from the coding sequence ATGAGTACAACACATACGATCCGGCCATTCCTGCGGCTCAGCGGCCTCGAACCGCTCGTAGTTAGACCGGAAACCAACTTCCTCAACGTCGGCGAAAGGACCAACGTTACCGGCTCCAAGAAATTCGCACGGCTCATACGCGAAGGACTATACGAAGAAGCGCTCTCCGTTGCCCGCCAACAGGTGGAAAGCGGCGCGCAGATCATCGATGTGAACATGGACGATGCGCTGCTCGACGGCGAAAAGGCCATGACCACCTTCCTCAATCTCCTTGCCTCCGAGCCAGACATCTCCCGCATCCCGGTGATGATCGACTCCAGCAAGTTCTCCGTGATCGAAGCCGGCCTCAAATGCCTCCAGGGCAAATGTATCGTGAACTCCATCTCCCTCAAGGAAGGCGAGGAGAAATTCATCGACCAGGCCATCATCTGCCAAAGCTACGGCGCATCCGTTGTCGTAATGGCCTTCGATGAAAACGGCCAGGCAGATACGCTCGAAAAACGCGTAACCATCTGCCAGCGTGCGTACGACATCCTGGTAGACCGCGTAGGCTTCGACCCGCAAGACATTATCTTCGACCCCAACATCTTCGCCATCGCCACCGGCATCGAAGAACATAATAACTATGCCGTAGACTTCATCGAAGCCTGCCGCCAGATCAAACAGCGCATGCCGCTCGCCAAAATCAGCGGCGGCGTTTCCAACGTATCGTTCTCGTTCCGCGGAAACGACGTGATGCGCGAAGCCATGCACTCCGTGTTCCTCTACTACGCCATCCAGGCCGGCCTGGACATGGGGATTGTGAACGCCGGGATGATCCAGATCTATGACGAGATCAACCCGGAAATGCGCGAACTGGTGGAAGACGCCATCCTCAACCGCAGAGACGATGCTACCGAAAGGCTCATCGCCTACGCAGACACCGTGAAGGCGAAAGGGAAAGTGATCGAAAAAGATGAAACCTGGCGCAAAGGAACGGTAGAAGAAAGACTGAGCCATGCGCTGGTAAACGGCATCACCGATTATATCGAAGCCGATACGGAAGAAGCCCGTCAGAAATATCCCCGTCCGCTGGAAGTGATCGAAGGGCCGCTCATGGATGGCATGAACATCGTCGGCGACCTGTTCGGTTCCGGAAAAATGTTCCTCCCGCAGGTCGTGAAAAGCGCCCGCGTGATGAAAAAATCCGTGGCCGTCCTCACCCCTTTCATCGAAGAGGAAAAAGCGAAATATGTTGCCGAAAACGGCGGCGTGGTTAAATCCGCAGGTAAAATCCTCCTCGCCACCGTGAAGGGAGACGTGCATGATATCGGCAAAAACATCGTGGGCGTGGTGCTCGGCTGTAACGGCTACGACATCATCGACCTCGGCGTAATGGTACCGGCGGAGAAAATCCTCCAGGCCGCTCGCGACGAAAATGTGGATATCATCGGGCTCAGCGGTCTCATCACGCCGAGCCTCGACGAAATGGTCCACATCGCCCGCGAACTGAAACGCCAGAACTTCGACATCCCGCTCCTCATCGGCGGCGCCACCACTTCCCGCACGCACACGGCCGTGAAGATCGCGCCGGAATACGATAACGGCGTGGTACATGTGCTCGATGCTTCGCGCAGCGTAACCGTAACCGGCAACCTGCTCAACAAATCGCTGCACAAAAACTTCCTGTCGGAAGTAAAACAGGAATACCATAAACTCAACGAACAATTCAGGAATAAAAAGCCCGTCAAACAGTATCTCACACTGGCAGACGCAAGGGCCAACAAAGTTCCCATCGACTGGAACGCTTTCACGCCCGTGAAGCCCGTTCAGCCCGGGATCCACGAATTCCAGCACTACGACCTGGGCGAAATCGCACAGTACATCGACTGGAACCCGTTCTTCATCGCCTGGGAACTGCACGGGAAATTCCCCGCCATCCTGAAAGATGAAGTGGTAGGCCAGCAAGCCTCCGATTTGTATAACGATGCGCAGGCCATGCTGAAAAAGATCATCGACGAAAAGTGGCTCACCGCCCGCGCCGTGATCGGCCTTTTCCCCGCCAATTCCAATGGACTGGATACCGTAATGGTCACTTCGCCAGACGGCGCGCAGGTGCCGCTGGAGTTTCTCCGGCAGCAGATCAAGAAAGCGCCGGGCCAGCCGAACATCAACCTGTCCGACTTCATTGCTCCGGCAGCAACCGGCAAGCAGGACTGGATCGGTGGATTTGCCGTAACCGCAGGCGAAGGCATCGAAAAGTGGCTGGATAAATTCAAAAAAGAGCATGACGATTATTCCAGTATCATGCTGAAGGCGCTGGCAGACCGCCTCGCCGAAGCGTTCACGGAATTGCTGCACGAAAGGGTGCGGAAAGAATTCTGGGGCTACGCAACGGAAGAGCACCTGTCCAACGACCAGCTGATCGCCGAAGAATATCTCGGCATCCGTCCCGCCCCGGGCTACCCTGCCTGCCCCGAGCACACGGAAAAATACAAACTGTTCGATCTGCTGGGCGCCACCGCATCCACCGGCATTACGCTTACCGAATCGCTGGCGATGTATCCCGCAGCGAGCGTGAGCGGCTGGTATTTCGCCAACCCGCAATCCAAGTATTTCGGCCTGGGCAAAATCGAAAGGGACCAGTTGCAGGATTATGCGGAACGCAAGGGTTGGGACCTGGAAACAGCCGAAAAATGGCTGCGTCCCAGTCTCGATTAG